From Hippoglossus hippoglossus isolate fHipHip1 chromosome 14, fHipHip1.pri, whole genome shotgun sequence:
AGCTTTaaccataaaaaaaagcaaaaaatatccagaaaagCTAAGTGTGCATGATACACCACATTCACCTCTCATACTTTGAGATTTTTTGCCTCACATAGCAAAACCACCGTCGGTCTTTCTAGCTGTCGGCccatacttttattttattttgtgtaaataGCACCTTGACTCTTTCCTTCCAGAACAGTGACAAGAATGGACTTGTAAGGACATTTTTCTAATGAGTGAAGGACCTCTGTCATCTCTTCCCCCGAGAGGTTGAGCCTTCTGACCTTAGGCTATAATCAAACACatagacacgcacacagacatgcatgcacacatagaCATGCATTCTCGCACTTGCACTCATGCAACAACAATGTTTTGTGTTATGTGGAAGATCAGAGaagcaaataaatgaaacttTGTTGTCATGAAAGGACACGTAACAAGAGCGAtctcattttaacatttaattctGAAGTTTAGAAAACGATGTACAAGCTCTTTACAATTTTACAAACACTGGGTCAACAGACCCACAGAGACTTTATATTCcacacagagaataaatacatttacaaatgttGAGCTTTGGGCTCTAATCGGAATCACATTTCTGTAGGATCCACTTTCCACTGCTTGAAAATATTGCGTAGGAACAGTAACAGTATACCACAGCAAATGCAGGCTGTCTTTGTCGATCAGTCGGCTTATGCATTTCATGGTTGCACACATTTAGTAAAATAATGTACAGTAATTCAGCAATATTGCAGCTTTAACAACTAGAACAGCAGATTGTACAACATTCTTGGAGTTAACCATTTTGAAATGCAAggtcaaaaatacatttgttagtatttacaacattctgCAGTCTCGATTGCCATTGAACTTTTATGTATGCCTGTCAGTAAAATTGTTCCTACTATACGGAGTTGATTgcaacagcagaaaacacaaaaacgtCATGTCACGTTTCTCCCTGAGATGGTGTCACAGTCCACTGGTGTCGTCAGCAGTCGTCAGGGcgcacagggggggggggggtggagatggatggatgtaccTGTTACAGTATGTCAGAGCACAGAGGCAGGCTGTGCTCCGACTCTGACTTGTAGCTCACCTGCCATGGAAACCCCAGCGCGGGAGGCGGCTCCACAAAAGTGTCCACATATCCCTGCGTGCAGGAGGCCCACATCCCCGGCTGGTACCCCAACCCCTCGCCCACCTGAGGGTACCCCAGAGGGCTGGgcgggtggtggtgggggctgCTGCAGTGTCCATGCGAGGCGTAAAGCTGTCCCTCGGTGGGGTAACAGGGATAGTGGGGTGACGGAGGGCACGATGACACCATGTTGTCAATGTAGACATGTGGCTCCGCGGGCAGCCTGTGCACGTGGGGCCCTTGTTGTGGCTGCATCTGGTGAGAGAGGGACGTGTGCCAGGGGATGTAACTCTGATGCTCGAGGCGCGGAACGGATACCCGGGTCTGGTCCGGGCGAGGTGCTCCCGTGACAGCTGCCCCCGCGGTGGCCCGGTTGCACTCCCGGTGGCTGCAGGCCTTGCCGGGGGGGTTGGAGTTCAGGAACACCGAGAGCGCGGAGATGCGGTTGATGGCCCTCTGCAGCGTGGCGATCTTGGACAGCCGCTTGCCGCTGAGGTCATGGTTCAGGGCGACACGCAGGGCATTGAAGGCCTGGTTGTAGTCCATGATGCGCTTTCGCTCGCGCACGTTGGCTGCCATCCTCCGAGCTTTTGAACGCACCGGTCGATTGCGCTTCTTGGTCTGGCCCTCCTCCAGGTCACTCGGGCTGCTGGCTGAGCTCTCGCTGTCTTCGTAAGAGGCCTTGTGACTCCCgtcgtcctcctcttctcccagAATTCcaagctccagctcctcctcagaGAACTCTGATGCTTCaacactgctgcagctcattcTGTCGATATCAGAGACGGACGGACAAGTCAGAGGTGCGTGTGCAGCCTGCCACTGCTCCCtgggtgtttgtttttgtggggCTGTCGGTGTTGCGCTGCTGTGCCGACAGCCCAGGTATTCTCCTCCTCCGACTCCTCTGCTGCCTTGTGATTACTTGCACCTAACTCTTGTACAGGTTGGCCTGCTTTTAAAAGCTCTTGAAGTCACATGGCACAGTCACCTTTGAGGAATggtgcactctctctctctctctctcccactgcaGGTTTATGGGCGCCCTCCAGGCAAATGGCactgtcacctcctcctcctcctcctctgactctcCCTCACATCTCTTACAGGATCTTACGGAACAGTTTCAACACTGCACatcagtttaaaaacagaatcTAAGCCCACTAATTATTTGGAAAACTAATTTCACACTTCCTGTGACAGCTTTATAACTAATTAGATTTGTCTGttctcactccttcactcttcATATAGTCTCAAACTCAAGCTCCATTCTCTGTCATTGTAAAGAACAACACTTGAGCTGAATGGCTACCAACATTCTTTCTCTGCACCATCtacatctctttcttttcatcatcGTTATCTATGAAGCGTTATTTGTCTACATCTGTCTTCTCTGAATGTTCGTCTGAGGGACATTTGTTGAAAAACTTGATTTCCCAAGTGGCCTGATCCATTAAACGCATTTCCCCTTTTCTCAGGTGCAGGAAGAGAAGAACCTCCTTATCCACCGTAGGTCAGATTTGTCCTTGCAATTAGCTGTCTCGAGAGTGGCCattctctcctgtctctccgtctctctccgcTCAGGTTTAAGGGCCATGTAATTTAGAATAGCTTCCCTGGAACCCGTCCCCATAAATCAGGCCCGGGCAGCACCCGAGGACAAGAGTAGAACGAGCCTTCGACTtcaaagagagggaaaaaacaagGGCAAAAATTTCACAATTAGAGCCTGCAATTACTGCTGGCTTAAGCTATCGATCTTTTATAGTGAAGATATGGTGCCGTTttctaaaaattatatttttaaataaataaatgctttgtaatagttttttattaattaCCCAGTAAGTTGATGAGTTACATGTCATTTTCTAAACAAATACAGTACATACCAGATGCAGAATATAAATAGACtatcctgtgttttctttacacatCTTAGATCTGTTAAGACAATATGGTTTATTGAATActggagctggaggaaaagCCTACAACCCCATGAAGGATCTCTGTATCAGATATGTGGACAGTGAAAGGTGATTGCACTGACCTTTAGCTATAGGCTTCTGGCCAAGTGCAATGGGTCAGGTAACTAAAGGGTAGGACCTCAGACACTGAACTGGGGGTCGTTGAGAAGCATTGCTTCCTTCCTGCCCTCTTCGTTTTATTGTGCGTGTTGCGGCTCAGAGACGCCAACCTTTAAAACAATTACAGCCCAGAGTTTCAGTTCTTAAAGCACAGCTAAGAGATGGGAAAATTCAGTCTGGTCATTTTACTGCTGTGTCCAGAGGATCAACTTAGACCTGGATTATTAACTCATTATAAAGTTTTTTATTCGTATACCCCCAAGTTAAAgataaatgcaaatgctttgaTACATCCTGAGGTTTGCACAATTTATTATTGCTCCAAGTTTATTGCAAAATCTAtacacatttctttaatttgcAAAATATTCTCTATTACACTTTGAATAAACCAGATGCATTTTATACAATGTAAGTAACACATAACAATAATCCCTTTATTAACATGTCAAGACCTGGATCCAAAAGCCGTTCATAAATCAAAGTAGCAAATCACactatgtttgtgttttctaaatTTAAATTTGCCCCTAAATCCAATGAAATTTGTCATGAGCCTAAATCACTACTATTAAATAATCACTGCTAGTAATGTTCACAACCTGAATATgatgcagtttttatttgtgtcattgGTTATAGCAGTTTAATCACAATGATGGTGTTAAAGCATTGACtaatttctgtctttctttttttgcattgAACCGATGGTCCATTCCTGGGCCGTTATGAAGTAACCTCTTAATTAGCACACCTTTTAAATAACTCTGCTGATCTACTGCATACCTTTATAGCTTCAACTGTTTGAAATGTTCAGCGCGGACCGCTCCGGAGTATGCAGGCTCTATCACATGCTGTGATTTATGGCTTcacaaacatgtcagatttaCTGCTGTGGTGTAAAGAGCATGAAGACTACAGCCTCGGACTCTCCCCGTCCATTCATTTTTGACAGGTGACAAGACACCAGTAATTATCAGCCGCCAGGAATAAATCACTAGATTTTATCACGCTGCTCGCCGTGCCCTTGATGGAATAACCATTTTCAAGCAAGGGGAATCTGTCCAACGCCCCTGAACCTTAGATTTGTAAATCTCCTGCTATAGCCCCCATAATGACTGGTTGTTAGCCGTTTGTTATTAGAGGTCTGTGTGCCAAACATTATAGATATTTCCTAAGGGGTAGTTAGGGGTAATAAGTGAGTAAGGTCCGGGTTCGCTAACCTTGGCTTTGCAGTGGTATGTTAATGCATGTTTTCGGTGTCTGCCATGGAATTTTCTCACCTTAATAAAAAGCCTCCagtcaaaaaaaagaaagggttGCACTTATCTGTGTCCCTCCACTATTTACCACAACACAATCCCTTGTCTGAAAAATCAATGTTATCAAGTGTAAACTGCCAATCTGTGGCCTTTCATGGCAGTTATGCTATTTGTCATAGTCTAATCGCTTTTATTGCAGAAATACTGCATTGCCTTAAGGGATGGGATTTACATGGAACATTCCTTATTTTCAGGACAAAGTTATGTTTTCCATGTTCCAGAAATGGCAGAGAAGGTAATACAACCTCATCCATTCTGGTTCTTTGTgaatattgtgttattttttacacaatttACTTGATAGATTTTGCAAGGATAATTATTCAGTGCCCATGTTGGAGGAAGTAAAACAAATTTAACCAAACTAAACACGTGTAACTTTGTAAAACCAGTCTCCTGTATTCATTCAGATTTCTAGTCTAGTGAAAGTAAAAAGTGATAATCACGAAAATCTACTTGCATCAAAGTAAAACTACATGTCATGCAGAATTGTCCTTTcaatacagtatattttcttttagtGGGATTTTATTACACATACAGTAACATGTAGGCAGCATTTGAACATCACAGCTGTTTAAGATGCAGGGCAttctaatacatttttattactgCTGGATATTTGAATGTATAATTATGCATCATGATGGTGATGATACAAATAGTGGAAGTGCACCTTATGAAACCTGGTTTAAATTCAGTAGatgctgatttttatttggatttgcactaAATTGATTAAACTCTATAGTTTCTTGAGCATGCCTGATTTCCTGGAAATCCTGGATCCCTCTTTTGATCTGGATCCAGACCAAAATGTTATTAGTTATTgtttgggtcatgccccacacCCCCACAAAATGTTGTGGAAATCAgtcgagtagtttttgtgtaatcctgttaactaacaaacaaccaaacaaacacagatgaaaacaaaacctccttggcggatGTTTTTAGCATGTGTTCTCTGGGACTGTACAAATACAGGGGCTCCAGTGGGCTGTGGCCTTTACAGTCTTCATCCAGCAGCTCAGTCCACctttcattttgtgtcttttctgtcaGAACCGAATGCTGTCTGTCATGTCTGATAGTTTCAAAGCCTCCAGTGAAGGAGACTCTCAGGCCTCCCTGAGTCACACACTTCTTGAACAAAGTGAGACATGAAGTCTTGaagaaacatttgaacaaaaaaaaagatctgagtTATAGTCGGGTTGTGTATGAGCTGTTCTACTCCTCCGTCAGCGTGTACCGCAGAGACGTACTTGAGTGAGACACGCTTCTTGAATTTTGGTGACATGGTGAGAGAGTGTCTGCATTAGAGATCTCGTCCAACGTGTTAAAAACAGAACTTGCTGAGAGCAATTCATACTGACACAACAAATGTGAATCATTCTGATGGAAATTACTGGCACTTACGTGTAGCTGGCTGCTGTGATGCCTGTCAGAGTGCACGGCAGCTATAAAATCTCTGTTGTTGACTTGAGACGATGCCTCGGGTACTAGAGCAGGCACTGCCCAGCATCGAAAGTGTTATTCACACAATATCTGTCACAGCGTTGGCTATTAATCACAAAGGTGTGCTGAGGTGTACTCTGCAACATTAGAGACGTTTCCAGGGCTGTGATAAAACGTAAAATAGATGGTTGttaagaggaggaagagcataTCTTGATTAAGGCCTATAAATACTTCAAGTTGTCATCATCTTTCATCGAGCAGTTAATCATACCAGGATACATTTGccaggaaaaaaagacacaatttaacattttaataatttttgtattattcaaattcaaatttcttGACATGGAAATatctgatttagtttttttttatgtcaacCCTGCCTTTATAATAACAGTAACCAATTGATTAATGAGACATATCTTTTCAGTCAGGTCATGAAGGTGGGCTGATGGCTGTGTGGAGTAAAACAGCACTTTTAATGTTTGGGTCACTAGGAGATACTGTGCTCTCTAATTTAGCCATAAGCAGAACATTACTATAACCTCTGCTGTTAGTGATTTATACCTTGTAACAAAACCATGCAAATCTGTCAGTACTGATGTCATGACATGTCTAACAGTTTCGTCCGCATTGGAATGTCAGTAGACTTCCTCCCCTGCCCTAAATACTTGAATCACAATATGAATCACTGGTTTTTACAGGAGAGCATTTACTGTAAAATCATATGAACTGAAAACCAAAGGCACTGCTGGAAAAGACCTGTATTTATTGCACGGTGCAGTGGGAAGGCATTAAGCTtctaaatcatgttttattgtgtgcCATGCAAACGCTGAGGTTAATGTACGACATGACCAAAAAATATGCATAGAGTTGGAAAAAAGAGAATCCCGAAACGCCGCGGTGTATGTTCATCGTGCATTCCTTCCAAAGAGAAGTCAGTCATTACTCGGGGTTGTCATTAAAGGGTCCATTTGGAGTGTTGGAACATGTGGTCAAGGTTAACTGTCCGTAGGCTAGTTCCCACACAACCCACAGCAGTTAAAGTGAAGCCCTCT
This genomic window contains:
- the bhlha9 gene encoding class A basic helix-loop-helix protein 9, which gives rise to MSCSSVEASEFSEEELELGILGEEEDDGSHKASYEDSESSASSPSDLEEGQTKKRNRPVRSKARRMAANVRERKRIMDYNQAFNALRVALNHDLSGKRLSKIATLQRAINRISALSVFLNSNPPGKACSHRECNRATAGAAVTGAPRPDQTRVSVPRLEHQSYIPWHTSLSHQMQPQQGPHVHRLPAEPHVYIDNMVSSCPPSPHYPCYPTEGQLYASHGHCSSPHHHPPSPLGYPQVGEGLGYQPGMWASCTQGYVDTFVEPPPALGFPWQVSYKSESEHSLPLCSDIL